The Deltaproteobacteria bacterium genome contains the following window.
CTTGAAAGAGATGAGTTCCCCCCAGTTTCCCGAGGCCCATACCTCTTTTATCGTGCCGATGAAGAACGTGAAGATGAAGGTCCCCACGATAATGCCCAGGCCCGTGCCGAAAAAATAGTCCCAGAACCGCACCTTGGTCAGCCCCATGCCGAAATTCATGGGGGTGAAGGGGAAATAAACGAGGCGAAGGTAGAGCACGGTTGCAAAGCCGTTTCGCTCGATGGCATCATCATATTTCTTCAACCGGTCTCCGATGAGAGACGCGGCAAACTCCCTCCCCAGGGTCCGGCCGATGACAAAGGCCCCGCTCGCGCCCAACATGGCCCCGACCCACACATACAGAAAGCCCCAATAGGGTCCGAAGATCGCGGCCCCCAACCCGGTGAGAAGGGTGCCGGGCATAAACAGGCATACGCCGACGGCATAGACGGCCATGTAGGCAATGGGCGCCCATATGCCCGCACTATCCAGAAACCGGCCAAGTGCTTCCGCGGTGAGAAACTCTTTTACCGGTGTGAACCTCACCACATAAACGGCCGCAACGATGAAGGCTGCGAAGACAAGCGCCTTGAGAACGGCGCCCCTTTTATTTTTTGCGGGTGTTTTGCTGGTTATTTCATCCACCTTATTTCTCATCTCCACCTGAACTCAGAAATATGCACCTACCATTCCCTTTTCAGAAGCTTCCAGGCTGCATCGGGACCCCAGCTTCCTGCTCTGTAGGGCAAAAGCATCTGCGCACGGTTGCCGCATGTCTCACATCCCTCCAGGACAGGGGTCAGAAAGGACCAGCAAACCTCCACCCCATCCTGCCGCCAGAAGAGCATATGATCTCCTGCCATCACATCGAGCAGCACCTTTTCATAGGCATCCAAAACCGGACCCTCACCCGGTTGATCATAGTGGAAGTCCATTTTCACGGACCGCAAACAAACCTTCGCCCCCGGGTTTTTGGTGTGAAATGTAAGAGTTATTCTGTCTTGAGGGTAGATGCCCAGGGTCAAGCGATTGCCCGCGATCTGCGGCCCGATACTATGGCGGAACATGGCGTGGGGAACCTCTTTGAACTGAATCAGGATCTCGGTCCGCTTTTCAGCCAACCGCTTGCCGGAGCAGAGATAAAAGGGCACCCCCTGCCAGCGCCAGTTGTCCACGAAAAGTTTCATCATGGCGAAAGTCGGGGAGAGGGAATCCGCTCTCACACCCGGCTCTGCACGATAAGCGGGAACCGCCTTGCCCTTTATGGTCCCCTCGCCATATTGCCCGAGAACGAGATAGTCCTCCAGGCGATCCACAGGAAAAGGCCGCAGGGAGCGGTGAAGCTTCACCTTTTCGTCACGGACCCTGTCAGGCTCGAAAAGGGAAGGCGGCTCCATGGCACAAAGCGCCAGAAGCTGCATCATATGATTCTGAAACATATCCCGCAGCACACCGGCGTTTTCATAATACCCCGCCCGGTGCTCCACA
Protein-coding sequences here:
- a CDS encoding TVP38/TMEM64 family protein, with the protein product MRNKVDEITSKTPAKNKRGAVLKALVFAAFIVAAVYVVRFTPVKEFLTAEALGRFLDSAGIWAPIAYMAVYAVGVCLFMPGTLLTGLGAAIFGPYWGFLYVWVGAMLGASGAFVIGRTLGREFAASLIGDRLKKYDDAIERNGFATVLYLRLVYFPFTPMNFGMGLTKVRFWDYFFGTGLGIIVGTFIFTFFIGTIKEVWASGNWGELISFKVFFSVALFIFSFFIPKIIKKIRGQDTTGKGSPS
- the zwf gene encoding glucose-6-phosphate dehydrogenase → MKRDNGVFEAKIEGIAEDVRLPKDQCLLDGVLEPCTLVIIGASGDLTARKLLPSLFNLYVNEGLPAPFLIVGCGRSKMGDDEFRERMKKSLSRRGGLDQKKWEAFAALLSYHPIEYDDPSSYAHLTESLREMERKYQIGGNRIFYLAIPPTLYETTARMLGQASLSEEDNARGTWARIVVEKPFGHDLETARKLDAVLHQHFQEHQIFRIDHYLAKETVQNILLFRFANAIFEPIWNRRYIDHVRIMAAEALGVEHRAGYYENAGVLRDMFQNHMMQLLALCAMEPPSLFEPDRVRDEKVKLHRSLRPFPVDRLEDYLVLGQYGEGTIKGKAVPAYRAEPGVRADSLSPTFAMMKLFVDNWRWQGVPFYLCSGKRLAEKRTEILIQFKEVPHAMFRHSIGPQIAGNRLTLGIYPQDRITLTFHTKNPGAKVCLRSVKMDFHYDQPGEGPVLDAYEKVLLDVMAGDHMLFWRQDGVEVCWSFLTPVLEGCETCGNRAQMLLPYRAGSWGPDAAWKLLKREW